In one Pseudomonas fitomaticsae genomic region, the following are encoded:
- a CDS encoding DUF4426 domain-containing protein, with translation MGRLITALLAACLSLSAVAADAIKGERKEVFGDVTVHYNTFNSTFLTPDIAKAAELIRSKNQGVINVSVIKDGKPLIAQVTGTVKDLTSQSVPLTFRQITEQGAIYYIAQYPVEQQETRTFEIKVQTGDKINTINFNQELFPGQ, from the coding sequence ATGGGACGCTTGATTACCGCGCTATTGGCCGCCTGCCTGAGCCTTTCGGCCGTGGCCGCCGATGCCATCAAGGGCGAACGCAAGGAAGTGTTCGGTGATGTCACCGTGCATTACAACACCTTCAACTCGACCTTCCTGACGCCGGACATCGCCAAGGCCGCCGAGCTGATCCGCAGCAAGAACCAGGGCGTGATCAATGTCTCGGTGATCAAGGACGGCAAACCGCTGATCGCCCAGGTCACCGGCACCGTCAAAGACCTGACCAGCCAGAGCGTGCCACTGACCTTCCGCCAGATCACCGAGCAGGGCGCGATCTACTACATCGCCCAGTACCCGGTGGAGCAGCAGGAAACCCGCACCTTTGAAATCAAGGTGCAGACCGGCGACAAGATCAACACCATCAATTTCAACCAAGAGCTTTTCCCTGGCCAATGA